One Silene latifolia isolate original U9 population chromosome 4, ASM4854445v1, whole genome shotgun sequence DNA segment encodes these proteins:
- the LOC141653625 gene encoding uncharacterized protein LOC141653625 isoform X2: MNNRMKGYESKIGRYKRDLFSRLKGQAHEILEIRIGTDPNLKYYASDDGVHVIGVDPNRKMEKYTRKEVGEVGLANFNFVHVVIPEPNCSRYGLAVGTHFAWLVRLLMIVCYPIAYPIGKVFLRRNYACCFNQEENRYYQVCSTT; the protein is encoded by the exons ATGAATAATAGGATGAAAGGATATGAATCCAAG ATTGGCAGATACAAGCGCGACCTTTTCAGTCGGTTGAAGGGACAAGCTCATGAAATTTTGGAAATCAGGATTGGAACTGATCCTAATCTCAAATACTATGCCAGTGATGATGGTGTTCATGTTATTGGTGTCGACCCAAACAGAAAGATGGAGAAGTACACCAGGAAAGAAGTGGGAGAAGTAGGTCTCGCAAATTTCAATTTTGTTCATGTT GTTATTCCTGAACCCAACTGCTCCAGATATGGACTTGCTGTTGGTACACATTTTGCGTGGCTTGTGCGACTATTAATGATAGTCTGCTATCCAATTGCCTATCCTATAGGAAAG GTCTTTCTACGGAGAAACTATGCATGCTGTTTCAACCAAGAAGAGAATAGATATTATCAAGTGTGCTCTACAACTTGA
- the LOC141653625 gene encoding uncharacterized protein LOC141653625 isoform X3 — protein MNPRYKRDLFSRLKGQAHEILEIRIGTDPNLKYYASDDGVHVIGVDPNRKMEKYTRKEVGEVGLANFNFVHVVIPEPNCSRYGLAVGTHFAWLVRLLMIVCYPIAYPIGKANVFSGKGTCVDFLYNYHFISSKRVTFHDK, from the exons ATGAATCCAAG ATACAAGCGCGACCTTTTCAGTCGGTTGAAGGGACAAGCTCATGAAATTTTGGAAATCAGGATTGGAACTGATCCTAATCTCAAATACTATGCCAGTGATGATGGTGTTCATGTTATTGGTGTCGACCCAAACAGAAAGATGGAGAAGTACACCAGGAAAGAAGTGGGAGAAGTAGGTCTCGCAAATTTCAATTTTGTTCATGTT GTTATTCCTGAACCCAACTGCTCCAGATATGGACTTGCTGTTGGTACACATTTTGCGTGGCTTGTGCGACTATTAATGATAGTCTGCTATCCAATTGCCTATCCTATAGGAAAG GCTAACGTCTTCTCGGGGAAAGGGACTTGTGTAGATTTTCTTTACAATTACCATTTCATCTCATCTAAGAGGGTAACATTCCATGATAAATAG
- the LOC141653625 gene encoding uncharacterized protein LOC141653625 isoform X4 has protein sequence MNNRMKGYESKIGRYKRDLFSRLKGQAHEILEIRIGTDPNLKYYASDDGVHVIGVDPNRKMEKYTRKEVGEVIPEPNCSRYGLAVGTHFAWLVRLLMIVCYPIAYPIGKANVFSGKGTCVDFLYNYHFISSKRVTFHDK, from the exons ATGAATAATAGGATGAAAGGATATGAATCCAAG ATTGGCAGATACAAGCGCGACCTTTTCAGTCGGTTGAAGGGACAAGCTCATGAAATTTTGGAAATCAGGATTGGAACTGATCCTAATCTCAAATACTATGCCAGTGATGATGGTGTTCATGTTATTGGTGTCGACCCAAACAGAAAGATGGAGAAGTACACCAGGAAAGAAGTGGGAGAA GTTATTCCTGAACCCAACTGCTCCAGATATGGACTTGCTGTTGGTACACATTTTGCGTGGCTTGTGCGACTATTAATGATAGTCTGCTATCCAATTGCCTATCCTATAGGAAAG GCTAACGTCTTCTCGGGGAAAGGGACTTGTGTAGATTTTCTTTACAATTACCATTTCATCTCATCTAAGAGGGTAACATTCCATGATAAATAG
- the LOC141653625 gene encoding uncharacterized protein LOC141653625 isoform X1, protein MNNRMKGYESKIGRYKRDLFSRLKGQAHEILEIRIGTDPNLKYYASDDGVHVIGVDPNRKMEKYTRKEVGEVGLANFNFVHVVIPEPNCSRYGLAVGTHFAWLVRLLMIVCYPIAYPIGKANVFSGKGTCVDFLYNYHFISSKRVTFHDK, encoded by the exons ATGAATAATAGGATGAAAGGATATGAATCCAAG ATTGGCAGATACAAGCGCGACCTTTTCAGTCGGTTGAAGGGACAAGCTCATGAAATTTTGGAAATCAGGATTGGAACTGATCCTAATCTCAAATACTATGCCAGTGATGATGGTGTTCATGTTATTGGTGTCGACCCAAACAGAAAGATGGAGAAGTACACCAGGAAAGAAGTGGGAGAAGTAGGTCTCGCAAATTTCAATTTTGTTCATGTT GTTATTCCTGAACCCAACTGCTCCAGATATGGACTTGCTGTTGGTACACATTTTGCGTGGCTTGTGCGACTATTAATGATAGTCTGCTATCCAATTGCCTATCCTATAGGAAAG GCTAACGTCTTCTCGGGGAAAGGGACTTGTGTAGATTTTCTTTACAATTACCATTTCATCTCATCTAAGAGGGTAACATTCCATGATAAATAG